CTCAGGAAACCCCATCATCTCGTCCGTAGAGCAGACTTTGACGAAGGGGAACTGCGACTTCTTTGCAATATTTATTGCAAGTGCAGTCTTACCACTGTCAGGTGGACCTGGAGGAGGTCACTCAGGCATCAGATGTGTATGAaaatgagtgtgtctgtgtgtgtataacatAAGATGACATACCCTCAAGCAGCACCGTTATGAATGGTGTGCGGTCACTGGACTTTATTTGCTGCACCAGCAGCTCTCCAAGGCTCAGGATTTCTTTTATCACACTACTCCAGATTACAATGCCGTTTAACATGTATCTGGAGTAGTCCTCCTGAGAGGTGCCGAATGCCGTATAGAGGGTGTTaggacattttgtttttaagaagTGTATTTTGATGAGAGATTGACACAGAACTGCGCCACTCGGACGAGTCCCTCCAGCTCCGCCCCGGTAAAATTAGTCGTCATGCTGGCCAGCTCGTCAATGTTGACATCACTAGCCAGCCTTTTAATTTTGCCTGTGTGAATATGCAAGATCTGCGCACGACCTGACTTGTCCGGGAGACCTGAAAAAGACacaaaggaaaggaaaagataAAGGGGTGAACATAAAACAGTTGTTTTAAGTCAGGTGCTTTAATCACTTACTTTTGCACAAACACTAAGTCCATGTTTCGTGTAGTCTTTGGGCTACTTACACAAGTCCCACTAAACAAGTACATGcaattaataaacatatatctgacatttcatacataaaaactggtgatgataaaaaaaaaaagaaaatcatggtAAAACAACAGAAACATCTAAACTGCCCGAGGGGTTCACATACTTTCAAGCAGCACTGTATAGGCATCATCgaaaatttacacacacactgaagaacAGACCTGTTAGAACTCACATGATCGGTTTTGATGATGAGTGTTCATTATGTCCAGTGCTTCATCTTTACCTTTTTTATGGCGTGGCACATCTCCAGCTCTGAAAACCCCATCATCTCGTCTGTAGAGCATATTTTGACAAATGGGAACTGCGACTTCATAGCAATATTTACTGCAAGTGCAGTCTTACCACTGTCAGGACGACCTGGAGGAGGTCACACAGGCATCAGATGtgtatgtaaatgagtgtgtctgtgtgtgtataacatAAGATGACATACCCTCAAGCAGCACTGTTATGAGTGGTGTGCGGCTACTGGACTTTATTTGCTGCACCAGCAGCTCTCCAAGGCTGAGGATTTCTTTTACGACACTACTCCAGAATACAATGCCGTTTAATATGTATCTGGAGAAGTCCTCCTGAGAAGTGCCAAATGCCTGCACACAGGATGTGACCAACAAAATCTTACACTTTGGTTTCAGGAGTGGAACTGCACCCAAACATATGACATCTATTTACTGTAGATGACTCTAATTTTTGGTTGTACAGTTGTGTGGACACACGGTGTCACAAATGTCTCCATAAATAGGGGGTGAACTGGAAAAAGTGATTGTATTGTGCAAAATATGGAATAACACAACTGTTAGACCTGTTTTCTTTTACACTTATCTCTAAACAAGCTCTGCAACACCATATGTGGAGTGTGGGTAGGGGGCTGGGGAAATAtgattaatatgattttttttctaaaaaaaagtaaagattaATCACAAGGTAATTCAGATAAGTGAATTAAAATACTattccatttaaaataaactattattaGACTCTAAATACTATTATtagcattatatattttattatatattttacatattattcaccaacaataaatgtgaaaatgatttgttAACTTGAAAAACCTCAATCCAAATTaaaaggtattattattattactactactactactactgacaaataacattaaaatgtttattcaatatttaaatctCATTTAAATCTGTGGTTGGCATCCAGGAAGTTGcattacatatatattatagcTACGCATCACTTTTTACTGCTTGCTTGTCTCTGTTTCCTTCCTTTCGTCCAAGATCCTATGCCCATTATTTAATTCCACAAAGGCAGTCCATTtcacaaaaactgaaaatttCACATGtgcaaaagtatgtgaacccttGCATTAGTAGCTTGTGGCTTCTCCTTTTGCAGCCATTACTTTAACTAAACGTCTACTGTAGCCACTAACCAGTCTCTCACATCTGCTTATGGGGATATTTGCCCACTCCTTCTTGCAGAACTCAGCCAGTTGAGAGAGGTTGGAGGGACATCTGGCATGTACCAACTTCTTCAGGTCTCGCCACAACATTTCAATTAAGTTAAGCTCCGGACTCTGTCTGGGCCAATCCAGAGTGTGAATCCTCTTTCGCTAAAGacatttctttgtagttttgctgtaatgctttgggtcattgtcctgttgcataatCCATTTTTGTCTCAGCTTTAACTCCCTGACTGATGGCAAGAGATTCTGTTCAAGAATGTGTTGATATGCTGAAGAATTCATGATTCTTTGGATATTATGGAGTCGTCCAGGAACGCTTTTTCATGTCCTTGGATATCTCCTTTGCTCTTGGCATTGTTGATTTG
The DNA window shown above is from Clarias gariepinus isolate MV-2021 ecotype Netherlands chromosome 14, CGAR_prim_01v2, whole genome shotgun sequence and carries:
- the LOC128540857 gene encoding vesicle-fusing ATPase-like, translating into MLWRDLKKLVHARCPSNLSQLAEFCKKEWANIPISRCERLAFGTSQEDFSRYILNGIVFWSSVVKEILSLGELLVQQIKSSSRTPLITVLLEGRPDSGKTALAVNIAMKSQFPFVKICSTDEMMGFSELEMCHAIKKVKMKHWT